One window of the Esox lucius isolate fEsoLuc1 chromosome 8, fEsoLuc1.pri, whole genome shotgun sequence genome contains the following:
- the cherp gene encoding calcium homeostasis endoplasmic reticulum protein isoform X2, with protein MDIPTPPEDQELKNVIDKLAQFVARNGPEFEKMTMEKQKDNPKFSFLFGGDFFTYYRCKLAMEQHQHPTTHECEEYKLEDLYQPPAKEVLDVPPPITILPPPPIAPAVPSLDELIQQSQWNLQQQEQHLLNLRQEQVTAAIALAMEQQTQKLLEETQLDVSEFDNLLQPIIDTCTKDAISAGKNWMFNNAKGPLHCELMCSHLRNRITADAAHFELRLHLIYLTNDVLHHCQRKQQRDLLAALQKVVVPIYCTSFLAVEEDKQQKITRLLQLWEKNGYFDEVTIQQLQSPALGLGQYQASLITEYAAVVQPVQLAFQQQIQAIKTQHEEFVANLAKQQQTAAAAAAVSQLAATEPDVKAVTTQSGEVKPSMPGPLPGDYDGAQSRPDPSANNSGHSDSSASKPWFDPQHMPGGWNPNQPPPFDPTQAPPPCPPWNSHEGMWNEPRGDPSWSGGHQRGESGPWSGGGGQNEPPPSWSGQYDQPPWSSQGPDQPPWGQREPPFPRMQRPPHFRGPFPPHQQGPPPFNQPPPPPHNFGRFPPRFMQDDFPPRHHFDRPPYPPHRFDYPQADFHGDMGPPPHHHPSQRIPPPGMGGGEHPPWGGNQHADFGPPPHGFNGQSPHMRQRPAPAHEDDPSLVPNVPYFDLPAGLMAPLVKLEDHDYKALDPKDIRLPPPMPPSERLLAAVEAFYSPPSHNRPRNSEGWEQNGLYEFFRAKMRARRKKGQEKRSSTRGGSRSHSRSRSRGRSSSRSSSRSSKSSRSSSRSRSRSYSRSRSRSRSRSRSSRSRSRSKSRSRSRSPDKRRSERHGHTPAPASQQSRSPSPPTTSGLGSAGANLPPDSRLGEENKGHQLLMKMGWSGSGGLGAKEQGIQDPIKGGELRDKWDQYKGVGVSLDDPYENYRRNKSYNFVARMKAREEEIETPQTRQHSSSLQLSNFVNREPQETPPAE; from the exons ATGGATATTCCCACACCTCCTGAGG acCAAGAGCTGAAAAATGTCATTGATAAATTGGCCCAGTTTGTTGCTCGGAACGGACCAGAATTTGAGAAGATGACGATGGAGAAACAGAAGGACAACCccaaattttcttttttgtttggaGGAGACTTCTTCACCTATTACCGTTGCAAGCTTGCTATGGAACAACACCAGC ATCCTACTACACACGAATGTGAGGAGTATAAGTTGGAAG ATCTCTACCAACCACCTGCTAAGGAAGTCTTAGATGTTCCACCACCAATCACCATCCTGCCCCCGCCCCCCATTGCCCCAGCCGTGCCCTCTCTAGATGAGCTGATCCAGCAAAGCCAGTGGAACCTGCAGCAGCAGGAGCAGCACCTGCTCAATCTCAGACAA GAGCAGGTGACGGCGGCTATAGCCCTGGCAATGGAACAGCAGACCCAGAAGCTGCTGGAGGAGACTCAGCTCGACGTCTCTGAATTTGACAACCTACTGCAGCCAATCATTGACACGTGCACCAAAGATGCCATCTCA GCTGGTAAGAACTGGATGTTCAACAACGCCAAGGGCCCGCTGCACTGCGAGTTGATGTGCTCACATCTGCGGAACCGCATCACAGCAGACGCGGCCCACTTCGAGCTCCGCCTTCACCTCATCTATCTCACCAATGACGTCCTACATCACTG CCagaggaagcagcagagggACCTGCTTGCAGCACTGCAGAAGGTGGTTGTCCCCATATATTGCACCAGCTTCCTGGCCGTGGAGGAAGACAAGCAGCAGAAGATCACACGG CTGCTGCAGCTCTGGGAAAAGAATGGTTACTTTGATGAGGTGACAATCCAGCAGTTACAGAGTCCAGCTCTAGGCCTGGGCCAGTATCAG GCCTCCCTCATCACAGAGTATGCAGCGGTGGTACAGCCCGTTCAGCTGGCCTTCCAGCAGCAGATCCAGGCCATAAAGACGCAGCACGAGGAGTTTGTGGCCAACCTTGCAAAACAGCAgcagacagcagcagcagcagcagcagtgaGCCAGCTAGCTGCAACAGAGCCCGACGTAAAGGCAGTCACCACTCAGAGtg GAGAGGTGAAGCCATCCATGCCTGGCCCTCTTCCTGGTGATTATGACGGAGCCCAGTCCAGACCGGACCCCAGCGCTAACAACAGTGGCCACTCTGACAGCTCCGCCTCCAAACCCTGGTTTGACCCACAACACATGCCTGGAGGCTGGAACCCCAACCAGCCC CCTCCGTTCGACCCCACCCAGGCGCCACCACCGTGCCCGCCTTGGAACAGCCACGAGGGCATGTGGAACGAGCCGAGGGGCGACCCCAGCTGGAGTGGAGGTCACCAACGAGGggagagtggtccctggagcggcGGGGGGGGCCAGAATGAGCCTCCTCCCAGCTGGAGTGGTCAGTATGACCAGCCCCCCTGGAGCAGTCAGGGGCCAGACCAGCCCCCCTGGGGCCAGAGAGAGCCCCCCTTTCCACGCATGCAGAGGCCCCCCCATTTCAGGGGGCCCTTCCCTCCACACCAGCAAGGTCCCCCACCCTTCAACCAGCCACCTCCGCCTCCACACAACTTTGGCCGGTTCCCTCCCCGCTTCATGCAGGATGACTTTCCACCCAGGCACCACTTTGACCGACCGCCCTACCCGCCACACCGCTTCGACTATCCCCAGGCAGACTTTCACGGAG ACATGggcccccctccccaccaccaccccagccAGAGGATCCCTCCACCAGGCATGGGAGGTGGAGAGCACCCTCCCTGGGGAGGTAACCAGCATGCTGATTTCGGGCCCCCGCCCCATGGCTTCAATGGCCAGTCCCCCCACATGAGGCAGCGGCCGGCCCCAGCTCATGAGGACGACCCCAGTCTGGTGCCCAACGTCCCGTACTTTGACCTTCCAGCCGGACTCATGGCCCCCTTAGTCAAG CTCGAAGACCATGATTACAAAGCACTGGACCCCAAAGACATCCGCCTGCCTCCCCCCATGCCTCCCAGTGAACGCCTGTTAGCTGCTGTGGAGGCCTTCTACAGCCCCCCTTCCCACAACAGACCCAGGAACAG TGAGGGATGGGAACAAAACGGCCTGTATGAGTTCTTCAGAGCAAAGATGAGAGCCAGGAGGAAAAAGGGCCAGGAGAAACGTAGCAG CACCCGCGGTGGTAGTCGTTCCCACAGTCGCTCTCGTAGTCGTGGGCGCTCTTCGTCTCGTTCCAGCTCGAGATCCTCCAAGTCCTCACGTTCCTCCTCACGTTCCCGCTCTCGCTCCTACTCCCGATCACGCTCCAG GAGCAGAAGCCGATCCAGGTCGTCCCGCAGTCGATCTCGTTCCAAGTCTCGCTCCAGATCTCGCTCTCCTGACAAGAGACGGTCGGAAAGGCACGGACACACCCCTGCACCCGCCTCCCAGCAGTCCCGTAGCCCCTCCCCACC CACTACGTCTGGGCTTGGCTCAGCAGGGGCAAACCTGCCTCCCGACAGCAGGCTGGGAGAGGAGAACAAGGGCCATCAGCTGCTTATGAAAATGGGATGGAGTGGTTCAGGGGGGCTCGGGGCAAAGGAGCAGGGCATCCAGGACCCCATCAAGGGGGGAGAACTCCGGGACAAGTGGGACCAGTATAAAGGAGTGGGGGTGTCCCTGGATGACCCCTATGAGAACTACCGCAGGAACAAGAGCTACAATTTTGTTGCTCGCATGAAAGCAAGGGAGGAAG aaatcgagactcctcagaccaggcaacattcttccagtcttcaactgtccaattttg TGAACCGTGAACCACAGGAAACGCCTCCAGCGGAATGA
- the cherp gene encoding calcium homeostasis endoplasmic reticulum protein isoform X5 produces MDIPTPPEDQELKNVIDKLAQFVARNGPEFEKMTMEKQKDNPKFSFLFGGDFFTYYRCKLAMEQHQHPTTHECEEYKLEDLYQPPAKEVLDVPPPITILPPPPIAPAVPSLDELIQQSQWNLQQQEQHLLNLRQEQVTAAIALAMEQQTQKLLEETQLDVSEFDNLLQPIIDTCTKDAISAGKNWMFNNAKGPLHCELMCSHLRNRITADAAHFELRLHLIYLTNDVLHHCQRKQQRDLLAALQKVVVPIYCTSFLAVEEDKQQKITRLLQLWEKNGYFDEVTIQQLQSPALGLGQYQASLITEYAAVVQPVQLAFQQQIQAIKTQHEEFVANLAKQQQTAAAAAAVSQLAATEPDVKAVTTQSGEVKPSMPGPLPGDYDGAQSRPDPSANNSGHSDSSASKPWFDPQHMPGGWNPNQPPPFDPTQAPPPCPPWNSHEGMWNEPRGDPSWSGGHQRGESGPWSGGGGQNEPPPSWSGQYDQPPWSSQGPDQPPWGQREPPFPRMQRPPHFRGPFPPHQQGPPPFNQPPPPPHNFGRFPPRFMQDDFPPRHHFDRPPYPPHRFDYPQADFHGDMGPPPHHHPSQRIPPPGMGGGEHPPWGGNQHADFGPPPHGFNGQSPHMRQRPAPAHEDDPSLVPNVPYFDLPAGLMAPLVKLEDHDYKALDPKDIRLPPPMPPSERLLAAVEAFYSPPSHNRPRNSEGWEQNGLYEFFRAKMRARRKKGQEKRSSTRGGSRSHSRSRSRGRSSSRSSSRSSKSSRSSSRSRSRSYSRSRSRSRSRSRSSRSRSRSKSRSRSRSPDKRRSERHGHTPAPASQQSRSPSPPTTSGLGSAGANLPPDSRLGEENKGHQLLMKMGWSGSGGLGAKEQGIQDPIKGGELRDKWDQYKGVGVSLDDPYENYRRNKSYNFVARMKAREEVNREPQETPPAE; encoded by the exons ATGGATATTCCCACACCTCCTGAGG acCAAGAGCTGAAAAATGTCATTGATAAATTGGCCCAGTTTGTTGCTCGGAACGGACCAGAATTTGAGAAGATGACGATGGAGAAACAGAAGGACAACCccaaattttcttttttgtttggaGGAGACTTCTTCACCTATTACCGTTGCAAGCTTGCTATGGAACAACACCAGC ATCCTACTACACACGAATGTGAGGAGTATAAGTTGGAAG ATCTCTACCAACCACCTGCTAAGGAAGTCTTAGATGTTCCACCACCAATCACCATCCTGCCCCCGCCCCCCATTGCCCCAGCCGTGCCCTCTCTAGATGAGCTGATCCAGCAAAGCCAGTGGAACCTGCAGCAGCAGGAGCAGCACCTGCTCAATCTCAGACAA GAGCAGGTGACGGCGGCTATAGCCCTGGCAATGGAACAGCAGACCCAGAAGCTGCTGGAGGAGACTCAGCTCGACGTCTCTGAATTTGACAACCTACTGCAGCCAATCATTGACACGTGCACCAAAGATGCCATCTCA GCTGGTAAGAACTGGATGTTCAACAACGCCAAGGGCCCGCTGCACTGCGAGTTGATGTGCTCACATCTGCGGAACCGCATCACAGCAGACGCGGCCCACTTCGAGCTCCGCCTTCACCTCATCTATCTCACCAATGACGTCCTACATCACTG CCagaggaagcagcagagggACCTGCTTGCAGCACTGCAGAAGGTGGTTGTCCCCATATATTGCACCAGCTTCCTGGCCGTGGAGGAAGACAAGCAGCAGAAGATCACACGG CTGCTGCAGCTCTGGGAAAAGAATGGTTACTTTGATGAGGTGACAATCCAGCAGTTACAGAGTCCAGCTCTAGGCCTGGGCCAGTATCAG GCCTCCCTCATCACAGAGTATGCAGCGGTGGTACAGCCCGTTCAGCTGGCCTTCCAGCAGCAGATCCAGGCCATAAAGACGCAGCACGAGGAGTTTGTGGCCAACCTTGCAAAACAGCAgcagacagcagcagcagcagcagcagtgaGCCAGCTAGCTGCAACAGAGCCCGACGTAAAGGCAGTCACCACTCAGAGtg GAGAGGTGAAGCCATCCATGCCTGGCCCTCTTCCTGGTGATTATGACGGAGCCCAGTCCAGACCGGACCCCAGCGCTAACAACAGTGGCCACTCTGACAGCTCCGCCTCCAAACCCTGGTTTGACCCACAACACATGCCTGGAGGCTGGAACCCCAACCAGCCC CCTCCGTTCGACCCCACCCAGGCGCCACCACCGTGCCCGCCTTGGAACAGCCACGAGGGCATGTGGAACGAGCCGAGGGGCGACCCCAGCTGGAGTGGAGGTCACCAACGAGGggagagtggtccctggagcggcGGGGGGGGCCAGAATGAGCCTCCTCCCAGCTGGAGTGGTCAGTATGACCAGCCCCCCTGGAGCAGTCAGGGGCCAGACCAGCCCCCCTGGGGCCAGAGAGAGCCCCCCTTTCCACGCATGCAGAGGCCCCCCCATTTCAGGGGGCCCTTCCCTCCACACCAGCAAGGTCCCCCACCCTTCAACCAGCCACCTCCGCCTCCACACAACTTTGGCCGGTTCCCTCCCCGCTTCATGCAGGATGACTTTCCACCCAGGCACCACTTTGACCGACCGCCCTACCCGCCACACCGCTTCGACTATCCCCAGGCAGACTTTCACGGAG ACATGggcccccctccccaccaccaccccagccAGAGGATCCCTCCACCAGGCATGGGAGGTGGAGAGCACCCTCCCTGGGGAGGTAACCAGCATGCTGATTTCGGGCCCCCGCCCCATGGCTTCAATGGCCAGTCCCCCCACATGAGGCAGCGGCCGGCCCCAGCTCATGAGGACGACCCCAGTCTGGTGCCCAACGTCCCGTACTTTGACCTTCCAGCCGGACTCATGGCCCCCTTAGTCAAG CTCGAAGACCATGATTACAAAGCACTGGACCCCAAAGACATCCGCCTGCCTCCCCCCATGCCTCCCAGTGAACGCCTGTTAGCTGCTGTGGAGGCCTTCTACAGCCCCCCTTCCCACAACAGACCCAGGAACAG TGAGGGATGGGAACAAAACGGCCTGTATGAGTTCTTCAGAGCAAAGATGAGAGCCAGGAGGAAAAAGGGCCAGGAGAAACGTAGCAG CACCCGCGGTGGTAGTCGTTCCCACAGTCGCTCTCGTAGTCGTGGGCGCTCTTCGTCTCGTTCCAGCTCGAGATCCTCCAAGTCCTCACGTTCCTCCTCACGTTCCCGCTCTCGCTCCTACTCCCGATCACGCTCCAG GAGCAGAAGCCGATCCAGGTCGTCCCGCAGTCGATCTCGTTCCAAGTCTCGCTCCAGATCTCGCTCTCCTGACAAGAGACGGTCGGAAAGGCACGGACACACCCCTGCACCCGCCTCCCAGCAGTCCCGTAGCCCCTCCCCACC CACTACGTCTGGGCTTGGCTCAGCAGGGGCAAACCTGCCTCCCGACAGCAGGCTGGGAGAGGAGAACAAGGGCCATCAGCTGCTTATGAAAATGGGATGGAGTGGTTCAGGGGGGCTCGGGGCAAAGGAGCAGGGCATCCAGGACCCCATCAAGGGGGGAGAACTCCGGGACAAGTGGGACCAGTATAAAGGAGTGGGGGTGTCCCTGGATGACCCCTATGAGAACTACCGCAGGAACAAGAGCTACAATTTTGTTGCTCGCATGAAAGCAAGGGAGGAAG TGAACCGTGAACCACAGGAAACGCCTCCAGCGGAATGA
- the cherp gene encoding calcium homeostasis endoplasmic reticulum protein isoform X1 has translation MDIPTPPEDQELKNVIDKLAQFVARNGPEFEKMTMEKQKDNPKFSFLFGGDFFTYYRCKLAMEQHQHPTTHECEEYKLEDLYQPPAKEVLDVPPPITILPPPPIAPAVPSLDELIQQSQWNLQQQEQHLLNLRQEQVTAAIALAMEQQTQKLLEETQLDVSEFDNLLQPIIDTCTKDAISAGKNWMFNNAKGPLHCELMCSHLRNRITADAAHFELRLHLIYLTNDVLHHCQRKQQRDLLAALQKVVVPIYCTSFLAVEEDKQQKITRLLQLWEKNGYFDEVTIQQLQSPALGLGQYQASLITEYAAVVQPVQLAFQQQIQAIKTQHEEFVANLAKQQQTAAAAAAVSQLAATEPDVKAVTTQSGEVKPSMPGPLPGDYDGAQSRPDPSANNSGHSDSSASKPWFDPQHMPGGWNPNQPPPFDPTQAPPPCPPWNSHEGMWNEPRGDPSWSGGHQRGESGPWSGGGGQNEPPPSWSGQYDQPPWSSQGPDQPPWGQREPPFPRMQRPPHFRGPFPPHQQGPPPFNQPPPPPHNFGRFPPRFMQDDFPPRHHFDRPPYPPHRFDYPQADFHGDQDMGPPPHHHPSQRIPPPGMGGGEHPPWGGNQHADFGPPPHGFNGQSPHMRQRPAPAHEDDPSLVPNVPYFDLPAGLMAPLVKLEDHDYKALDPKDIRLPPPMPPSERLLAAVEAFYSPPSHNRPRNSEGWEQNGLYEFFRAKMRARRKKGQEKRSSTRGGSRSHSRSRSRGRSSSRSSSRSSKSSRSSSRSRSRSYSRSRSRSRSRSRSSRSRSRSKSRSRSRSPDKRRSERHGHTPAPASQQSRSPSPPTTSGLGSAGANLPPDSRLGEENKGHQLLMKMGWSGSGGLGAKEQGIQDPIKGGELRDKWDQYKGVGVSLDDPYENYRRNKSYNFVARMKAREEEIETPQTRQHSSSLQLSNFVNREPQETPPAE, from the exons ATGGATATTCCCACACCTCCTGAGG acCAAGAGCTGAAAAATGTCATTGATAAATTGGCCCAGTTTGTTGCTCGGAACGGACCAGAATTTGAGAAGATGACGATGGAGAAACAGAAGGACAACCccaaattttcttttttgtttggaGGAGACTTCTTCACCTATTACCGTTGCAAGCTTGCTATGGAACAACACCAGC ATCCTACTACACACGAATGTGAGGAGTATAAGTTGGAAG ATCTCTACCAACCACCTGCTAAGGAAGTCTTAGATGTTCCACCACCAATCACCATCCTGCCCCCGCCCCCCATTGCCCCAGCCGTGCCCTCTCTAGATGAGCTGATCCAGCAAAGCCAGTGGAACCTGCAGCAGCAGGAGCAGCACCTGCTCAATCTCAGACAA GAGCAGGTGACGGCGGCTATAGCCCTGGCAATGGAACAGCAGACCCAGAAGCTGCTGGAGGAGACTCAGCTCGACGTCTCTGAATTTGACAACCTACTGCAGCCAATCATTGACACGTGCACCAAAGATGCCATCTCA GCTGGTAAGAACTGGATGTTCAACAACGCCAAGGGCCCGCTGCACTGCGAGTTGATGTGCTCACATCTGCGGAACCGCATCACAGCAGACGCGGCCCACTTCGAGCTCCGCCTTCACCTCATCTATCTCACCAATGACGTCCTACATCACTG CCagaggaagcagcagagggACCTGCTTGCAGCACTGCAGAAGGTGGTTGTCCCCATATATTGCACCAGCTTCCTGGCCGTGGAGGAAGACAAGCAGCAGAAGATCACACGG CTGCTGCAGCTCTGGGAAAAGAATGGTTACTTTGATGAGGTGACAATCCAGCAGTTACAGAGTCCAGCTCTAGGCCTGGGCCAGTATCAG GCCTCCCTCATCACAGAGTATGCAGCGGTGGTACAGCCCGTTCAGCTGGCCTTCCAGCAGCAGATCCAGGCCATAAAGACGCAGCACGAGGAGTTTGTGGCCAACCTTGCAAAACAGCAgcagacagcagcagcagcagcagcagtgaGCCAGCTAGCTGCAACAGAGCCCGACGTAAAGGCAGTCACCACTCAGAGtg GAGAGGTGAAGCCATCCATGCCTGGCCCTCTTCCTGGTGATTATGACGGAGCCCAGTCCAGACCGGACCCCAGCGCTAACAACAGTGGCCACTCTGACAGCTCCGCCTCCAAACCCTGGTTTGACCCACAACACATGCCTGGAGGCTGGAACCCCAACCAGCCC CCTCCGTTCGACCCCACCCAGGCGCCACCACCGTGCCCGCCTTGGAACAGCCACGAGGGCATGTGGAACGAGCCGAGGGGCGACCCCAGCTGGAGTGGAGGTCACCAACGAGGggagagtggtccctggagcggcGGGGGGGGCCAGAATGAGCCTCCTCCCAGCTGGAGTGGTCAGTATGACCAGCCCCCCTGGAGCAGTCAGGGGCCAGACCAGCCCCCCTGGGGCCAGAGAGAGCCCCCCTTTCCACGCATGCAGAGGCCCCCCCATTTCAGGGGGCCCTTCCCTCCACACCAGCAAGGTCCCCCACCCTTCAACCAGCCACCTCCGCCTCCACACAACTTTGGCCGGTTCCCTCCCCGCTTCATGCAGGATGACTTTCCACCCAGGCACCACTTTGACCGACCGCCCTACCCGCCACACCGCTTCGACTATCCCCAGGCAGACTTTCACGGAG ACCAAGACATGggcccccctccccaccaccaccccagccAGAGGATCCCTCCACCAGGCATGGGAGGTGGAGAGCACCCTCCCTGGGGAGGTAACCAGCATGCTGATTTCGGGCCCCCGCCCCATGGCTTCAATGGCCAGTCCCCCCACATGAGGCAGCGGCCGGCCCCAGCTCATGAGGACGACCCCAGTCTGGTGCCCAACGTCCCGTACTTTGACCTTCCAGCCGGACTCATGGCCCCCTTAGTCAAG CTCGAAGACCATGATTACAAAGCACTGGACCCCAAAGACATCCGCCTGCCTCCCCCCATGCCTCCCAGTGAACGCCTGTTAGCTGCTGTGGAGGCCTTCTACAGCCCCCCTTCCCACAACAGACCCAGGAACAG TGAGGGATGGGAACAAAACGGCCTGTATGAGTTCTTCAGAGCAAAGATGAGAGCCAGGAGGAAAAAGGGCCAGGAGAAACGTAGCAG CACCCGCGGTGGTAGTCGTTCCCACAGTCGCTCTCGTAGTCGTGGGCGCTCTTCGTCTCGTTCCAGCTCGAGATCCTCCAAGTCCTCACGTTCCTCCTCACGTTCCCGCTCTCGCTCCTACTCCCGATCACGCTCCAG GAGCAGAAGCCGATCCAGGTCGTCCCGCAGTCGATCTCGTTCCAAGTCTCGCTCCAGATCTCGCTCTCCTGACAAGAGACGGTCGGAAAGGCACGGACACACCCCTGCACCCGCCTCCCAGCAGTCCCGTAGCCCCTCCCCACC CACTACGTCTGGGCTTGGCTCAGCAGGGGCAAACCTGCCTCCCGACAGCAGGCTGGGAGAGGAGAACAAGGGCCATCAGCTGCTTATGAAAATGGGATGGAGTGGTTCAGGGGGGCTCGGGGCAAAGGAGCAGGGCATCCAGGACCCCATCAAGGGGGGAGAACTCCGGGACAAGTGGGACCAGTATAAAGGAGTGGGGGTGTCCCTGGATGACCCCTATGAGAACTACCGCAGGAACAAGAGCTACAATTTTGTTGCTCGCATGAAAGCAAGGGAGGAAG aaatcgagactcctcagaccaggcaacattcttccagtcttcaactgtccaattttg TGAACCGTGAACCACAGGAAACGCCTCCAGCGGAATGA